The following proteins are encoded in a genomic region of Pseudomonadota bacterium:
- a CDS encoding CRTAC1 family protein — MRFPQLPAHARLVALYVATVLFTTHAAVAAAQVTFQDIARDPASGLSYRRAPSARDALFDTLKARDRYLSEDIPFTPMKSRGAPGVAIFDHDGDGDLDVYVTNGPNAPNSLFENQVIDGGEVIFVDVAAAAGVAATAQDSSGVCTGDLDNDGDTDLLVLGTAEGNLLFRNEGDGTYADISAASGLEGDARLHLACAMGDIDNDGLLDIAVANAWSACIDAPDDLGGMTCGFEHQFPIEREPFALNDHNQLYRNLGDGRFEDVSVSAGIEETRGFTPPNPGEPTITWAIALVDIDQDGDVDLVHADDQAAVPLSFLGGVDRGLIQIWENDGTGHFVSRTEASGTDVIGGWMGFAFADYNCDRTLDMFVTNVGDYFSQEVGVPRGVSASRWFLRRQDGTYADPGVGDLLATPFGWGAAALDADNDGDQDIVYHGGMDIGPRVDASNGGVLLSNEGCSATFSDASTFTTGHARRNGQGVAVGDLDNDGFTDIVSVSNLVLSEPLPLTDYPIDYGSPFDDAVYSQTFLPTGEDGVWEFADVEYADGDLSVELNDGNGNGWIKVQLLGTRGITPAGAVNRDGVGAVVTFRPRDGQPVTLPAQAGSSYASSNSPLLGFGLGAAQTGIVDVLWPGGVRNRWYQVPANRTLI, encoded by the coding sequence ATGCGATTCCCTCAGCTACCCGCGCACGCCCGCCTCGTCGCCCTCTACGTGGCCACCGTGCTGTTCACCACCCATGCCGCGGTCGCCGCCGCGCAGGTCACCTTCCAAGACATCGCCCGCGACCCCGCGTCCGGCCTCTCCTACCGTCGCGCACCCTCCGCCCGCGACGCGCTCTTCGACACCCTGAAGGCCCGCGATCGCTACCTCTCCGAGGACATCCCCTTCACCCCGATGAAGTCGCGCGGCGCACCCGGCGTGGCGATCTTCGATCACGACGGGGACGGCGATCTCGATGTGTACGTCACCAACGGCCCCAACGCGCCCAACAGCCTGTTCGAGAATCAAGTCATCGACGGCGGCGAGGTGATCTTCGTGGATGTGGCCGCCGCGGCCGGCGTCGCCGCCACGGCCCAGGACAGCAGCGGCGTGTGCACCGGCGACCTCGACAACGACGGCGACACCGACCTCCTCGTGCTCGGCACCGCCGAGGGCAATCTACTCTTCCGCAACGAGGGTGACGGCACCTACGCCGACATCAGCGCCGCGTCCGGCCTCGAAGGCGACGCCCGCCTACACCTCGCGTGCGCGATGGGTGACATCGACAACGACGGCCTCCTGGACATCGCCGTCGCCAACGCCTGGTCCGCCTGCATCGACGCCCCCGACGACCTCGGCGGCATGACTTGCGGCTTCGAGCACCAGTTCCCCATCGAGCGCGAGCCCTTCGCCCTCAACGACCACAACCAGCTCTACCGCAATCTGGGCGACGGCCGCTTCGAGGACGTGAGCGTGAGTGCGGGCATCGAGGAGACTCGGGGCTTCACGCCGCCGAACCCGGGCGAGCCCACCATCACCTGGGCCATCGCCCTCGTCGACATCGACCAGGACGGCGACGTCGACCTGGTCCACGCGGACGATCAAGCCGCGGTGCCCCTGTCCTTCTTGGGCGGTGTCGACCGCGGCCTGATCCAGATCTGGGAGAACGACGGCACGGGCCACTTCGTGAGCCGTACCGAGGCGTCGGGCACGGACGTGATCGGCGGTTGGATGGGCTTCGCCTTCGCCGACTACAACTGCGACCGCACCCTCGACATGTTCGTGACCAACGTCGGCGACTACTTCAGCCAGGAGGTCGGCGTACCGCGCGGCGTCTCCGCCTCGCGCTGGTTCCTGCGCCGCCAGGACGGCACCTACGCCGACCCCGGCGTGGGTGACTTGCTAGCGACACCGTTCGGTTGGGGCGCCGCCGCCCTCGATGCGGACAACGACGGTGACCAGGACATCGTCTACCACGGCGGAATGGACATCGGCCCGCGCGTCGACGCGAGCAACGGCGGCGTGCTGCTCAGCAACGAAGGCTGCAGCGCCACCTTCTCGGACGCGTCCACCTTCACCACCGGCCACGCCCGCCGCAACGGTCAGGGTGTCGCCGTCGGCGACCTGGACAACGACGGCTTCACGGATATCGTCTCGGTCTCCAATCTCGTCCTGTCCGAGCCGTTGCCGCTCACGGACTACCCCATCGATTACGGCTCGCCCTTCGACGACGCCGTCTACTCCCAGACCTTCCTCCCCACGGGGGAAGACGGCGTATGGGAGTTCGCCGACGTCGAGTACGCCGACGGCGATCTCTCGGTGGAGCTCAACGACGGCAACGGCAACGGCTGGATCAAGGTGCAGTTGCTCGGCACCCGCGGCATCACGCCTGCGGGCGCTGTGAACCGAGACGGCGTCGGCGCCGTCGTCACCTTCCGCCCGCGTGACGGCCAGCCGGTC